In one window of Tellurirhabdus rosea DNA:
- a CDS encoding sensor histidine kinase, whose protein sequence is MNLVERVRPCFFSKSEWIYHLLMMPVLAPLGNYFFIGPRYATDRTTFVSATLLVIGLYWLSVVLMTLAVRCVFRRFPAANRPLRRLLVMGGVVGGATLVLGIFDTWLYSLVPATGVRFSWDIVRAIWRLGLIFDVFLCGALLLFDAYHRQYPQQKAALPSGQAAPGFSPFEWGFHSLAVFVFTPVANLLLVGQRYLEDLLIFLLGSSVVVLAYIPNVLLVTALIRYSIRKYPGLSQTRQRLRLMIGWSLPVVYTLNILTLWLFSKVPLLAIPFSWESYWTVLGVGVLFVVVFSLGNSYFYALQRWQTEEIENEALKKNTLRRRFEDLKGRVNPHFLFNSLNSLSSLIAEDRPCAERFVDELAKVYRYLLHLNTSEPLTTLDRELAFINSYAFLLKTRYGNGISLHMELETDPAHCYLPPLTLQTLVDNAMKHNVILTQNPLHIHIRATESGQILVWNTIRKRMVRVDTRPAGLSGLAAKYRLVGDQDIQVRDDGARFLVELPALPQELTAEKA, encoded by the coding sequence ATGAACCTAGTCGAGCGAGTCCGTCCCTGTTTCTTCTCCAAATCCGAGTGGATTTATCACCTGCTGATGATGCCGGTGCTGGCTCCGCTCGGTAATTACTTTTTTATCGGACCGCGGTACGCCACCGACCGGACCACCTTTGTGTCGGCTACGCTGCTGGTCATCGGGCTGTACTGGCTCTCGGTGGTGCTGATGACGCTGGCCGTGCGCTGCGTTTTTCGGCGTTTTCCGGCGGCGAACCGGCCCCTGCGCCGGTTGCTGGTGATGGGAGGCGTCGTCGGCGGCGCTACCCTGGTGCTGGGCATTTTCGATACCTGGCTGTATAGCCTGGTTCCGGCGACCGGCGTTCGTTTTAGCTGGGACATTGTGAGAGCCATCTGGCGGCTGGGCCTTATTTTCGACGTTTTTCTCTGCGGCGCCCTGCTCCTCTTCGACGCGTATCACCGGCAGTACCCGCAACAGAAAGCGGCGTTGCCTTCCGGGCAGGCCGCCCCGGGCTTTTCTCCTTTTGAATGGGGCTTTCACAGCCTCGCCGTCTTTGTGTTTACGCCGGTGGCCAACCTGCTGCTCGTCGGGCAGCGGTACCTGGAAGACCTCCTGATCTTTCTGTTGGGGTCTTCAGTGGTGGTGCTGGCTTACATTCCTAATGTGCTGCTGGTGACGGCCCTCATCCGGTACAGCATCCGGAAGTACCCTGGCCTGTCGCAGACCCGACAGCGCCTTCGGCTGATGATCGGGTGGAGCCTGCCAGTGGTGTATACGCTCAATATTCTGACCCTCTGGCTGTTCAGCAAGGTTCCGCTGCTCGCCATTCCGTTTTCCTGGGAAAGCTACTGGACCGTGCTGGGCGTTGGGGTGCTGTTCGTGGTGGTTTTCTCGCTGGGAAACAGCTACTTCTACGCGCTGCAGCGGTGGCAAACCGAAGAGATTGAGAACGAGGCGCTGAAGAAAAACACGCTCCGGCGGCGGTTCGAAGACCTCAAGGGCCGGGTCAACCCGCACTTTCTGTTCAACAGCCTCAACTCGCTCTCGTCCCTGATCGCCGAGGATCGCCCCTGCGCCGAACGCTTTGTGGACGAACTGGCGAAGGTCTACCGCTACCTGCTGCACCTCAACACCTCCGAGCCGCTCACGACGCTCGACCGCGAACTGGCCTTTATCAATTCATACGCCTTTCTGCTCAAGACACGATACGGAAACGGCATTTCGCTGCATATGGAGCTGGAAACTGACCCGGCGCACTGTTACTTGCCGCCCCTGACGCTCCAGACGTTGGTGGACAATGCCATGAAACACAACGTTATTCTCACCCAGAATCCCCTGCACATTCACATCCGGGCCACCGAATCCGGCCAGATTCTGGTGTGGAACACCATCCGGAAACGCATGGTCAGGGTAGATACCCGCCCGGCGGGTCTGTCGGGACTGGCCGCCAAATACCGGCTGGTGGGCGATCAGGACATTCAGGTTCGGGACGACGGAGCGCGCTTTCTGGTCGAACTGCCCGCCCTTCCTCAGGAATTGACCGCCGAGAAAGCATGA
- a CDS encoding carboxypeptidase-like regulatory domain-containing protein, translating into MNKQAIYFLSALFLASACTEPATTDPDGGTDPAKPQTKYVTGQVTDSQGRPLKGAYLFVENTLYVSSGADTKSDDKGNYKIKLTLGSYLAKGQYEVDYNNRHYVFDLQPDNDQSFTDDEGAVRNFTWKLSGKKNARYNLYHGGTIELLHDPNSQLWDIENVEFTLKPVGPLIDGSTGRTLTMKSADPGLPNYLFLVDIPIGRYTISAVHKPTGRKVLLQNVNSNQPYAESLTQDFYGFDSPRHCKNCMGLGYKFQGE; encoded by the coding sequence ATGAACAAGCAAGCGATTTACTTCCTGTCTGCCCTGTTTCTGGCCTCTGCCTGCACCGAACCGGCCACGACCGACCCCGACGGCGGAACCGACCCGGCCAAACCCCAAACCAAATACGTGACCGGCCAGGTGACCGATTCGCAGGGCCGCCCGCTGAAAGGCGCTTATCTTTTTGTTGAAAACACGCTGTACGTCAGCTCGGGAGCCGACACCAAATCCGACGACAAAGGCAACTACAAGATCAAGCTGACCCTGGGCTCCTACCTCGCCAAAGGGCAGTACGAAGTGGACTACAACAACCGCCATTACGTCTTTGATCTGCAGCCCGACAACGACCAGAGCTTCACCGACGACGAAGGTGCCGTCCGCAACTTTACCTGGAAACTGAGCGGCAAGAAGAACGCCCGCTACAACCTCTACCACGGCGGCACCATCGAGCTTCTGCACGACCCGAACAGCCAGTTGTGGGATATCGAAAACGTGGAGTTTACCCTGAAGCCGGTCGGTCCGCTGATCGACGGTTCGACGGGCAGGACCCTGACGATGAAATCCGCCGATCCGGGCCTGCCCAACTACCTCTTTCTGGTGGACATTCCCATTGGCCGCTACACCATTTCGGCCGTTCACAAGCCGACCGGCCGCAAAGTCCTGCTCCAGAACGTAAACAGCAACCAGCCGTATGCCGAAAGCCTCACCCAGGACTTCTACGGCTTCGATTCGCCGCGCCACTGCAAAAACTGCATGGGGCTGGGGTATAAATTTCAGGGCGAGTAA